A window of Calliopsis andreniformis isolate RMS-2024a chromosome 3, iyCalAndr_principal, whole genome shotgun sequence contains these coding sequences:
- the LOC143177350 gene encoding uncharacterized protein LOC143177350, whose amino-acid sequence MTKPSKKSLSSPDSQPLTVTIPLSSHRVKPDCPRSVFHSRPFPVEQEFSSSAAKCIPIHRGSISPRKNRGANPRACRRCAKTIPLVLCVFFPERFGVWQNVHVLDMNSVGNSTSTARIHFHIQSWYDQVEDFDSAEFGYVNFTSRGNLSYIPFASANISQIGCGRAIYTATAEDPTQLDRAIGGGFAASVAHTIPFGFGDRVETLVCNYGPLDRKTPGELYEDGVPGLCPRGTLRSERYGALCRKCFPVVFEARLSVCVRLPRNCRWHRGDGRYSPLLATRTS is encoded by the exons ATGACAAAACCTTCCAAGAAGAGTCTATCTAGTCCAGATAGCCAGCCACTCACAGTCACGATACCCCTCAGCAGTCACCGTGTCAAGCCCGATTGTCCTCGTTCGGTATTCCATTCGAGGCCGTTCCCAGTAGAACAGGAATTTTCGTCTTCGGCCGCGAAATGTATCCCGATTCACCGTGGATCGATATCCCCGCGTAAAAATCGCGG GGCCAACCCGCGAGCCTGTCGTCGGTGCGCCAAAACGATCCCCCTTGTGCTCTGTGTGTTCTTTCCAGAGCGGTTCGGCGTGTGGCAGAACGTGCACGTGCTCGATATGAACAGCGTGGGAAACAGCACGTCCACCGCGAGAATCCACTTTCATATTCAATCGTGGTACGACCAAGTAGAAGACTTCGATTCCGCGGAATTCGG ATATGTAAACTTCACGTCGCGCGGCAACCTCTCCTACATCCCGTTCGCCTCGGCGAACATTAGCCAGATAGGTTGCGGGCGTGCAATTTACACAGCCACGGCAGAAGACCCGACGCAGCTGGATAGAGCGATCGGGGGTGGGTTCGCAGCGAGCGTCGCGCATACAATACCCTTTGGGTTCGGGGATCGAGTCGAGACCCTCGTGTGCAATTACGGGCCTCTCGATCGGAAGACACCGGGGGAACTCTACGAAGACGGTGTGCCGGGTCTTTGTCCGCGGGGGACGCTCCGCAGCGAGCGATACGGAGCTCTCTGTCGTAAGTGTTTCCCTGTCGTCTTCGAAGCCCGCCTCTCTGTGTGCGTTCGACTACCGCGCAATTGTCGTTGGCACCGCGGCGACGGTCGTTACTCGCCTCTACTGGCTACGCGGACCAGTTAA